The Parus major isolate Abel chromosome 8, Parus_major1.1, whole genome shotgun sequence nucleotide sequence TCTCTGCTGGCTCCCAGGGAACCTGGAATGGCCAGGACAAATTCACAGGGCTTGGGGGATTTCCAAGCAAAGCTGCATCCACTTTGTTCTCTATTTTCATCTGTACCCTGGAGAGCGTGTCTGTAATCACCAGGGCCCTCTGACTTTTTTATCCCACTAGCAAGtccaagctgaaaaaaaaaataaaatatttgacatcCCTGAGGGGAAGGATGTTTTCCAAGCCTCAAGTAAAGGAGCACTTTCAGCTCACATAGGCCtcccaaaaataaatacaaaaatgcaCCAAGGATCGGAGGCcagagctgccttccctgctTGAGCAGATGGCACCCTGCTGTTTGTGTGCCCACGCTGATCCAcgagcacagggacagccccagcccctcagcacacacagacaatCCTGTGCAGGACCCCAAAGCCCTCCTGCAGCCTTCAGTACCTGCTCTTAACACCCACCCTGCTGCACCTGGGGGACACTTTGTGTCACAAGAGGTGCCCAGCCCCTGCACCTACCTGAGGGTGGGGGACATTTCCCACCCAGAGCTGAACAGCCAGGTTGTGCCCTTTGGTttgatattttctctgttctctcatgcagcagagctgaattttgtctatttttaatttcattgcatTCCTTCAGCAAAACCCtcatggggaaaagaaaggattaaaaaaaaaaaaaaaaagaaggaaaaaaaaaaaaagaaagagaaaggaaattgaGGGGAAAGCCAGCCCATGGTGGGATCCTGCTGGCATTGCTGAGCCTGGCTGGTGCAGGGTATGGGGCCAGGTAGGTGCTGGGGAGAAAAATCAACCTGTGCAGGCCATTAGGGaatctcctgctgcaggggatTGCCACAGGCTAGCAGAGAGGCTGGCATATTAAGCTCATTAATTAATGATGGGAAGTAGGAGTTGCAAGGGGAGGTGGATTGGTGCCGAGGGCGTTGCTGGCAGCTGCGCTGGGATGAGGGATGGGGACGGGGCAAATTTGGCAGATTTTGGCTGTGAGGAGCCAGCTGCGGTCAGgggaggggctggcagagcGACACCGCTGATTTACATCGCAGCCTTGTCCCTAAAGCATCCGCGGGGTCAAATCTCCATGGAAACCCCACCGAAACACGAACACACTGAGCCCGTTCCCCCAGCCGGGAGCTGCTCTGCCGAgccctctgtgcctgggaaagggCTTTGTGCGGCTGGGATCGCTGCCAGCAGGgacaaagcacagctctgccgGCTGCCTGAGCCGGGAATGCcgctgctgtccctgtcctgcagctgtgcccgctgcatttcccagctgtgcccgggcagcagcagcaatgccaggggctgtggctgcctgccagccccttctcctgctgcGGGCTGCATTCAGCACACAGCAACATCTCTGTGTGCCCCAGCAGACATCCTGGGGGGATGCCTGGTCCCCAGGGGGACACAGCCAGCAGACAGCCCCAACGGGGTTCCTGTGAGAGCGTGACAGAGGGGACGAGCCCGAGCAGCAGTTCCCAGAAGTGCTGTTTGGCTTGGCAGCTCAAAGCTCCGTGCTTTGGGCTCTCCAGACGCCCAGCTCCGAGGGGGAATAGCTGGATGTCTAAAACCAGGCCTGGGATCTGGCTGGGGACCCCAGGGGCTGGCCAATGCCCTCACCCTgcattcctgccctgctgctgccggGCTGAGCTCTCCCCGTGGCAGCCCCACTCAGGCGCTGGGCTGGGGGCAACGATGGCACCTGCTCCTTAACTTCTCCCTTCTGGTTCCTCGCTCCCCAAAGCTGAGAAGGacccaccccaccccaccccatcccatctGAAGGGCCAGCACAGCTTCCTACAAGCCTGTTGTGcttgcagagcagggagcagctcctcaggaggGGCTTGGGCTCAGCTGGGGtaggagcaggcagcagggtcCCACCTTGTCACGGGAGCCGAGGGATGCTGTGAGGTGTGCACGGCTTCTCACACctccagccagagctgagctgcacaaCACATCTCTCAAAACCTTTATTGTCTGCAAATAACaaaagccagccctgcagcagcacagggagcctgAAGAGAGCGGGGTGCTGgcacccagggctgctgcccGGGGGTCCCCTGCCCCCTCCCCgttctgctgggcagcagcagggctgggtgtgcaCAGAGGGACGGGTGAGATGGGGGCACGTGTCATTCTCCACAGCCAGGAGCACATTTACAACTGCTtataaataaacaacaacaaagagaAACCTCTGGCTCTGGGAAGCAGGGGGAGGCCCCGCTGCCCAGGCCACCAGCCCAATGCGCTCTGTCCTCCAaaggtggggagaggagaggccCCTCcaccagggctgcagctgccaggtgccccctggcacaggctgtgccaCCAACCTaaagcagcctgcagagcaggctggggcacctgcctggctgctcctgcctggctgcaccTGCAGGGATTCAAAGATTGGGATGTGGGGAGGTGCCAGACCTAAGAGTGGACGGGGCCAGCTGTGGGACCCAGGCACAGTGAGAGCCAGGGAGTGGAGCCTGGCAAGGGCCAGGAGaagggcagtgctgccaggtGTCACAcattccccagcagctgctgaggaagagGGCTGGGCACCCCCAAGCACTGAGGGACAGCATGGAGCACCATCCCATGGTGGGACTCCTGCCACCACTTCCCCCATCATTTCACCCCTTTGGGTGCCACCCACCATGCCCTGCACACAGGGACATCCCCACACCTGCCCTGCTGGGGGgcctggggagggcagagcGCATTGGGAACCACCAGAGACACCTTCTACCTTTGCCTTAAAACACTGAAGCTTATATTAGAGACTATGATAATAAcccaggggcaggcagggctgtcctgcccggagtggggacagcagagagggcacagctctgtggcCAGCCTGGTGAGGGTCTGCtcgggctgggagcaggaggttAGTACAGGAGGGGCACAGAGCGTGCAGCAGGCAGGTGAGGACACCATCTAGGGCTGGTTCTTCGCCTCGGGGTCTTTGTCGTAGATGTAGCTTCCCACGGCCCCAGTGTTGACACCTGCACCGGGCAAGAAACAGGAGGGTGAGGACACGGGTGGCTGCTCCAGAGGATGTCCCCTCTGGGTGGTGGCACAAGCACTGAGAATGGCAGCCCACGCAGGGCTGGTGCCCCTGGCCTGGTGCCCACCCCGTGTGCCCCAGGCACTCACCCTTAGGGCCGAAGAGGATCCCGTAGCAGGGCTTGTGGCAGTACGGCTGTCCATCGTGCTGTGTGGGGCACAGAGGAAAACCTGTCACCTGGCCTGGGGACCAGGGAAAATCCAGTCCCCAGGACACATCCACCCTGCTGGGCACCTCTCTTCTTCCCCTGCAGACACCCCAAGAACCCCAGCGCTTCCCCAGGCTGaggggctgctcctcccagccctgccctcctgcaaaGGCAGTGGGTGCCATCAGGATGGCCTGGgatgtcccagctgtgccccactGGCATCCCCAGGTGTGCAGGCCAGGGTTCTGAGGCTGGCACCCCCTTACCTCGGCGTGGCCCCCCGGGGTCAGTGTCTTGCTGCAGCGCTCACAGCGTAGGCAGGGACGGTGCCAGTCCTTCCCCAGAGAGGTCACCTTCTCAGCTGgagtgggacagggacagagggtCACACGAGCCCACATGCCAAGGGGGAGCATTCCCCATGGGGATATCACAAAATCCCAGGAGAGCCCTCAGGATCTCCAGCCACCCACAtccctcccaccctgctggTGCCTCGCAGGTGACACAGAATGGCTGAGGACAGCTATTGCCACgtgggaggtgacagcaggggaCACAATGCAGATAaatccctgcagccaggagtACATCCAAGAGGACCCTCCCCTGAAGGCCCCTCGGGCACTTCCCTCTCTGATCCAAACCCCACTCACGGCCTCTTTGCATGCCCCAGGGTTCCTGCACAGAGACCAGACCCATGGGCCATGGCACTCTGTGGCTCTATGCCACCCTGTGGGTCTGTGCCACCCCACAGGCCATGCCACCCCACGGGCCATGCCACCCCACAGGCCATGCCACCCTGTGGGTCTGTGCCACCCCACAGGCCATGCCACCCCACGGGCCATGCCACCCCACGGGCCATGCCACCCCACGGGCCATGCCACCCGAGGCAGGCACCCACTGCTGCTCACCACCTTACCAAAATAGACCCTCTTGCCACAGCGTGGGCACATGTTGGGCTCCCCGGTGAAGGTGGTGACACTGGAGGctggaagaaaagagaacacGTGCCTGGGAAGTGGGGGGACATCTCAGCCAGGACACAAACCCTGCAGCCACACCGTCACCACACGTGTGGCTCTGCACTGGCTGCCCACATGGCAAAGGGCCAGGCTGTCAtgccctgctcctcaccttTGCTGGGTCCCTTGGGAGGTGCAGCATTCACCTTCCTCTCCTCCACCTTCACCGGGTGCTCGATGGGTCCTGGAGCCGTCTGCCCCTCGATCTGTGGCTTGTCGTAGATGTAGGAGCCGGCCCCGCCGATGTTCACCCCTGCAGAGGGGCACAGAGAGGTGGCCTGGGAGCCCTTGGGGTCTCCATCgtccccccagccccctgtCCCACCTCCCCCAGCCCGCTGAGCCAGGGGTCACTGCTGCACTTCAGCCCTGGCTTGCTCTCTCCTGGCCCAGGCTTTCTCCAGCCTCAGCTGGGATAGGAGAGTAACTCCACCTTCTGTCTGAATGGGAGTTTGTCCTcttaagtattaaaaaaaaaaaaaaaaaaaaaaaggggcagCTGTCAGAATAgattcctccctccttccttccctccctccagcagctcttccctccctctgcacaGGCAGACAGCAGACCTAGGACTGCAATTTACTGGCCTGATGCTCAGCCCCTGCTAGCCTGGCTCCTGGGGTGTTGCTGAGGCCACCAGCGAGGTGAGGGGACCAGGTGAGGGGACCTGGCCCCTCCACAGCCCCGAGCACCACAGGCAGGGGGGACAGGACATACCTTTGGGACCAAAGAGTGTGGCGTAGCAGGGCTTGTGGCAGAAGGGCTTCCCATCGTGCTGGGGAGAGAGGGCAGTGTTAGGATGCTGAGCGGCCACCGCGGTTCCCTCAGGAGCACCTTCATCCTCTGGTGTTCACAGACCACCATGGCCATGCCTACACCCTAAAATGCACCCACTTTTGGGTCTGCAGCACCAGCCTAACCCAACCTGAGCCCTTGGGGGACTTGGGCTGTTGTGCACAGTGGGGATGCAGCCCAGCNNNNNNNNNNNNNNNNNNNNNNNNNNNNNNNNNNNNNNNNNNNNNNNNNNNNNNNNNNNNNNNNNNNNNNNNNNNNNNNNNNNNNNNNNNNNNNNNNNNNNNNNNNNNNNNNNNNNNNNNNNNNNNNNNNNNNNNNNNNNNNNNNNNNNNNNNNNNNNNNNNNNNNNNNNNNNNNNNNNNNNNNNNNNNNNNNNNNNNNNNNNNNNNNNNNNNNNNNNNNNNNNNNNNNNNNNNNNNNNNNNNNNNNNNNNNNNNNNNNNNNNNNNNNNNNNNNNNNNNNNNNNNNNNNNNNNNNNNNNNNNNNNNNNNNNNNNNNNNNNNNNNNNNNNNNNNNNNNNNNNNNNNNNNNNNNNNNNNNNNNNNNNNNNNNNNNNNNNNNNNNNNNNNNNNNNNNNNNNNNNNNNNNNNNNNNNNNNNNNNNNNNNNNNNNNNNNNNNNNNNNNNNNNNNNNNNNNNNNNNNNNNNNNNNNNNNNNNNNNNNNNNNNNNNNNNNNNNNNNNNNNNNNNNNNNNNNNNNNNNNNNNNNNNNNNNNNNNNNNNNNNNNNNNNNNNNNNNNNNNNNNNNNNNNNNNNNNNNNNNNNNNNNNNNNNNNNNNNNNNNNNNNNNNNNNNNNNNNNNNNNNNNNNNNNNNNNNNNNNNNNNNNNNNNNNNNNNNNNNNNNNNNNNNNNNNNNNNNNNNNNNNNNNNNNNNNNNNNNNNNNNNNNNNNNNNNNNNNNNNNNNNNNNNNNNNNNNNNNNNNNNNNNNNNNNNNNNNNNNNNNNNNNNNNNNNNNNNNNNNNNNNNNNNNNNNNNNNNNNNNNNNNNNNNNNNNNNNNNNNNNNNNNNNNNNNNNNNNNNNNNNNNNNNNNNNNNNNNNNNNNNNNNNNNNNNNNNNNNNNNNNNNNNNNNNNNNNNNNNNNNNNNNNNNNNNNNNNNNNNNNNNNNNNNNNNNNNNNNNNNNNNNNNNNNNNNNNNNNNNNNNNNNNNNNNNNNNNNNNNNNNNNNNNNNNNNNNNNNNNNNNNNNNNNNNNNNNNNNNNNNNNNNNNNNNNNNNNNNNNNNNNNNNNNNNNNNNNNNNNNNNNNNNNNNNNNNNNNNNNNNNNNNNNNNNNNNNNNNNNNNNNNNNNNNNNNNNNNNNNNNNNNNNNNNNNNNNNNNNNNNNNNNNNNNNNNNNNNNNNNNNNNNNNNNNNNNNNNNNNNNNNNNNNNNNNNNNNNNNNNNNNNNNNNNNNNNNNNNNNNNNNNNNNNNNN carries:
- the CRIP2 gene encoding cysteine-rich protein 2 isoform X1 is translated as MASKCPKCDKTVYFAEKVSSLGKDWHKFCLKCERCNKTLTPGGHAEHDGKPFCHKPCYATLFGPKGVNIGGAGSYIYDKPQIEGQTAPGPIEHPVKVEERKVNAAPPKGPSKASSVTTFTGEPNMCPRCGKRVYFAEKVTSLGKDWHRPCLRCERCSKTLTPGGHAEHDGQPYCHKPCYGILFGPKGVNTGAVGSYIYDKDPEAKNQP
- the CRIP2 gene encoding cysteine-rich protein 2 isoform X2, whose product is MGMQEEHWQPVLPPRVLLETYSSGPDRRILSVFIQPVSKHLPSLNLPTDALTLFPALAASCSAAEKVSSLGKDWHKFCLKCERCNKTLTPGGHAEHDGKPFCHKPCYATLFGPKGVNIGGAGSYIYDKPQIEGQTAPGPIEHPVKVEERKVNAAPPKGPSKASSVTTFTGEPNMCPRCGKRVYFAEKVTSLGKDWHRPCLRCERCSKTLTPGGHAEHDGQPYCHKPCYGILFGPKGVNTGAVGSYIYDKDPEAKNQP